TGCTGTAAAATTGCTAATGTGTGTTAAAACTCATATGTTAAATGTTGGTGAAACTTTATGCTTCTAACTTTTTCAATTTTCCaactttgtaaaaataatacaaacttGAAGTTCTTGCTCGTATAAACAGGTCAAATTTTGTGTTAGTTTCACTTTCTCAATTGTCCAACATcgtaaaaattaaagaaactttTTCAGTAGATCAAACTTCATAATCATTCAACTTCGCATAACTCAGGCGAAACATACGAAAAACTTAGAAAAAACAGAAAGTTTAACTTTGTCATAGCTTTAGGAATTACTTCTACATCAAAATTCCTACAACTACAACGACACTGAGACCCAAAATAAGACAACCTCCTGATATTATTTTGGGACCTTCACTCCTTATTGTTGCTTTGAGAActtgaacttcttcttctaACATTCGAACTTGGTAGTCCAACTGTTGTATCTCATCAGTGAAAGCTTCATCAACCCATTTGAAGATGTGATTGTCGTTCTCAAGCTACaacattttgttcaaaaaatttaaaggtacaactattcaaaaaatataaaggtaCAACTTAAGTGAAAAAGCCTTCAATAACTAAGGCTAAACGAATATACCTTCCTTCGAGCCGCATAGCGACACCGATAATACCGGAAATATGGATTTAGATTGGTTTTGGAGATGAGCTCTATGATGCGCTCCCCGCACCAACACTTAATAGGTATTCCCGGAGTTCTTACTCGTATCCCACCACCGGTtgtggaagatgatgaagcggACATTATTTCTCTTTCGGGGTTGGGAGAGAATGAAGGTTGAGAGATAAATAGGGAAGAGAGAAAGGGGAGGATGAAAAATGAGGAAAACCCTAAAAAGGTTTTAATACTTAATAATTCGCTTAAAGGATTTTGGGGTCTGCGGAAATTTAGCCAGTTGGGAAGGGGGATGAGGGAAAATTAGAAATTCAAAAAAGCTGGTGGACGGGAAAATTTATCCTACGATTTTCGTGATAAAAGTTTCACAAAGTTTGCAGTTTTACATAAAACATCATAGTTGTACTCTTAAAtttttttccatttatcttAGTTTTACTCTACTTGAATAACTGATTTCATGGTTATaccaattatattatgtttcctAGATTCATTTCTAATATGattatgtaaacataaacttgatttcagGCCATAGTAAGTTTTCAAATGTAACAAGGTGAATATTAACGAAAAAGCTATAAGAACACAATGTATTTCCTATATGATTACTAATAAGTAAAGAGATAGGAAATTTATTAGTTCTGATTAAATCATAATTAACATTCTCATATATAACCTTCTTAGTACTCTTGTGTTTCTTGCGGGGATGTTCATATTTAGTTGTACAAACACAAAATACAAATTTCACCTTTCAACGTTCCCATAcgataaaaacattaaaaccgaAAGTGAAAGGGTTACAGCCTACTACTCTTGTGTTTATTGTGAGGATGTTCATTGTGTTCCTTCTGTTCCAAATAAGTCCCCCCCCCACAATATCGTATTCTCCATATCCAGTAAAGAAAAAAGTTATAccagtaaagaaaaaaatttcactTAGTTGTACAAACACAAAATACAAATTTCACCTTTCAACGTTCCCATAcagtaaaaacattaaaactgaAAGTGAAAGGTTTACTACCTACTCCTCTTGTGTTTCTTGTGGGGATGTTCATTGTGTTCATTCTGTTCCAAATCAGTGCtcacattctcttcttctccatatcCACCCTCACGTTCACTATAGTTCCTAGTACATGAGCTTTCTTTCTCAACTATTGATAGTTGCTCGGTTATTTGAACTATTTACAATTATTGGATGTGCTCTACATGCAAAATACTTATTCTTTGCTCTTTATCCACTGATGTTAGATAAACAAAgacatcttcatcatccaaaatatatgaTTGCCTTTTAGGTTCCACTACCAATGGAATGTAACCCAAATTCAGCCTCTTCATAAACGGACCTATTCCCATTTTCCTGTATATCCTCTCTTTCAAAAACGAATAAATGATCTCCTCCAATGACGATGTCCTAAAGGATATAGCATATAAACGAGTATCGGCTGGAATCCATTCATAATCATCTCCAGACTTAATGGCCATCATAatcaaacactacaagaaaataatgatattgcAATGAAGAAAAAATATTGCAATAGGTCAATATATTGTTGCAAATGTATATTTGCAATGAAACCGTATTGAATTATACGGTGTTACTGATTGATTGTTGCAAATTCTTTTTGTTGCGAAAATATTGCAAATTTTGTAATGGATTGATTTATTGCTAAATCCATCGTAATAGTGCAATAATATTTGTCTtgcaaatttgttgtatctttaCAACAGACTTTGTAATTCCAAACTCACACGATTTCTtgatatacataatacatactACGATAATATAATTCTAATGCAACTTTGTTAAATTGTATTTGTTTTggaattatattttctatgtcACAATATTCCAAATGtgatggttattttcaaatttaaaataataaaaataaaaataccaattaatcaaataactaatttACTAAATAATCAAATGTTACAACAATATTGAACAATTATTAAAAACCATGCTTCTAAGAAAAATGAACAATTCTACATCgttatattttcttcttttgatgGATTGGAAACACAGGAAACATATGTTGATTTGGCTGCCATATATATTGATTCTTTGACTCCGTTTTTCTCCATCCTCTAGCACATCGACTAGGATTCATCCTGaatctgaaataaaaaataagtaatagtaaaatttttaaatgaatatcaGAGAAATAACAAATACAAAGTATATACCAAATTACCAAATATTAAACACTTTGAAGTAAAGGTTTTGTTTGTTACCTTCGTTAATTAACTAGCATGCGCTATGTGAAATTCTAGTTTCATAATCTCTCTTTCGCTGAAGAGGAAGCAGAACATGGAAACTTAATTCTCCACAAGTATAACAAGAAATTGAGAAATCATATTTATAAAGAAccgagaaaagaaaaaatcttaATTGCTCAAGAATCATATCCCTAAGTTCACGTATATGCTGGTATcctattttagaaaatttctaGCGTGGTGATATACACCGAACTAtgaataaaatgatatatatcagTTATAAAAAAGATATATTAGCGTGTTGGTTTCATCTCATAACAAAATGATACTCTAGAATTATAATTcaacaaattttcaaaaatatatcgtgaaatttgaaatataagATGAGTATAACTTAACAATTGAAAATCTAGTTTACTTTAGTTAGTTAAGTTTTCGTTATTcagtataaatttaataaattttggttcgaAATTATATTGATGaaataatatctaaaaatttcttttaagggggatatatattaacttttaaattgaaaagaaatatcataaaatacATAAAGATGTTGCAAATACAGTGATAAACATGTCAAATATTAAAACATGGTACTTTCTTTCCTTTCTCCAAAAAGCCACATCtcattttctttgaatttttcatGGGAAATTTGCACGAAAAATTTTATAAGTAGTAAAAAACTTGCAAACTAGTAACAGAATTTTGTAACGAATTTTTTGTCGTTGGTTGCGGTGAATTTGTATTTAACTGTTGATATGTATTTATCATTGAAAAAACATGGTAAAATTTGTTACCAAATTTCAAGAGAAGATAACGTTGCAGAAAATATGTTGCAATATCAccattttcttgtagtgaaagtgTATGTTTGTAAAAGAAAGACACATCTGTAATACAAAAATCATAAAGTTAAACCATTTAAGTTATACTAAGTTATACTTTGTTACACAGTTTTCTCAGCAACCAAGTTTTCCCAAGTTTTACCCCAAAACCAAAGACCCAGAGTTATCAGTTTTGATTCCCGACATTCTATCTTTCCTTATGATTATGCAGTTGTTGATTATCCAATTCCGTAATAGGCAGACCACCCACACTTTCCgatcatgtttatcctcttcaatTCAAAACCAAAAGACCCATAGTTATCAGAATCCCGAGTTATCAGTTTTGATTCTCGACATTATATCTTTCTTTATGATTATACAGTTGTTGACCATCCACACTTTCCGATCCTCGATTAGTCTAGTCCCATTACAACTACGAATTTTGTAAATCAGAATCCCTGGAAATCGTGTATGGTGGATTATAGACGAACTCCAATGACTAATCAGGTTTAACGACGATTGAAGATACATACCCTGCAAAACGGATTTAATAGCTCAATGATTCAGCATCCAAGCGACGAAACCGCAATGCGATGatagcaaagaagaagaacgaGGGGAATGGAATTCCTCGAcggatgagagagagagacgatacACCCCCTGATTTGGAGTGTTTTGATTGGTCAGTAAGAGAAGGACACTTTCGACATTAACTATCCGTAGGGAGAGTATCAGAATAGACAAGAGTATGTGAGAATTAGTAAGAGTATGACAAAATGAATTTCGCCTTATTAAGAGCATCTGAGCGTGAGCGTTTCACCCTTACGTAACGCTCTTGCGAAAACAATAATAGGGTTGCTCTATTCTCTGACGCTGAGATCGGCGGTTGCGTCAAGAAACTACTACTCACATGGCAAATTCACGGCTGAAGGGAAAAAGTCTGCTTATTTTTTTAGCCGCAGTGGCAACAAAAATGGATAAATCTGACGCTGGAAATAGTAGCGTTGGTGGTCTCTGCATTTTCTATCTTTGGAATTTGTTAACGTCTGATGTTTTTCATGTTCAATTTCCTTCCGTTGTAGTGTATTTAGTTTGACGCAACTGCCGATCTCAGCGTCTTGTAAAAGAAGAGGGCTAATATCATAAGAGTTACATTTACTCATCTACCTAAACGACCAGATGACATGAGACGTGGCTCGTGAGCGTTGCCAAATTAATTCGGAGCAAAAACTTTCAAACCGCAATTGAATTAATTTCAATTATTTCCGGTTCGACACTTTTCCAATTTTCTAGGTTACTGTTCCGAATTCCCTAAATATCGATTTCGTCTCCACGAGCGATTTCGAGAAGCACGAAAATGGTGTCAACAACACGTTTCTTCACTCTCCTCTGCTTCGCCTTCTCAACCTTCCTCGCTGTTTCCGAATCCAAACTCTTGGAGCCTCACGCCGCTGAGTCTTTCAATGTCAGCCTCATCCAGGTTCGCTCTCTTTGTGAACTTCCCTCCCTGGGAGCAAAAATCTTTTGATGAAACTTATGATTTTCTTTGTAATTTTGCTCGAGGATTGCAGAAACTGGGGGCTAGTTGCTCTTATACAGTGATCATCTCGACGAGCTGTTCGTCATCGAGGTACACTCGCGATCAAATTAGCATCGCTTTCGGAGATGCATACGGAAACCAGGTTAGggatttttgattttgattttgatttggtGAAGGATTTTGATTATTCGAAGACTTAGGTCTATGGATTAGGCCTAGCGTTTTGGTTTTAAATGTTTCATAGCATATAACTCTCTTTGTGATTGAGCTTGCTTaggtttgatttgatttgatttctaGTTAGCTATTCGAGTCAGTTCTTGATGATAGTGTGCACGAGAATAGGAAGAGAAGTCTCTGTTTCATGCAGAGTGTTTTCTGTTAGAGCTCTCAATAAGAGAGAGGCGTAGCTGAATATTGGTGAGGTTAGTGTGAGACGTTATGAGTCTCTCTGATTGATTCATAATCCACATGAGATCATGAATGGGAATGGCGCTTTAGGTTTATGATCGTTATGATATTGTAATCTCTAGTTCTTTGTATCTGTGTGTTCTTACAAGATCACAACAAACTACCAGATTGCTATTGCTCTCTCATGTTTCAGATGCCCGATTACAACATCCACAGTTTAGCATTGGTTCCTAAAGTTCTATGCTTTAAACGTTTGAGTTTGAGATAAATATACCTATCTTAGGAATAAGATTGGAACGTTTCAGTGGATTAGTTTTAGTTGAAACTAGTTATTTAATCTATTATTAGTAAAACCGTAAGTAACGTCCCGTTTTCGCTTTGGCTCTATTCTTGAAACAGATATACGCACCAAGGCTTGACGATCCCTCTACAAAGACGTTTGAGCAATGTTCGTCAGACACATTTGAGATAAACGGACCATGCACATACCAAATATGCTATGTGTATCTCTACAGGTCTGGTCCCGACGGTTGGATACCAGAGAGTGTAAAGATATACAGCCATGACTCCAAAGCAGTCACCTTCCCTTATAACACGAACGTCCCTGACAGTATATGGTACGGTTTCAACTACTGCAACAGCGCCTCGGATTCTAATGCCCTAGCCATTGCTCTCGGAAGGATTGTGCTCATACTGCTTGGGTTTATTGTGGCCGGTACAACATTGCTATTGTAAGATGCTGTGGTTATGGTTTTCATGTCGGGTTTGTGTAAACATATGAGTAGGACTTATGCAGAATAATATGTACTGTTATTGAAAAATTGGGTGTATTGATGATATCCCTTCGAAGATTTCTGTAATAACTACGAAGTTACTTATTACTGCTAATTTACAGTGTGTAGATTTTATAAACATAATGTATTTGTTACAGATTCTGCCCTGTTCATTAACGTATGTAACTTTTTTTAGAAATGAGTAAGAATtcaaattgattttgtttttgacgCACAATATGGTGCATAGTTATgtatttaaacaataatgtaAAACATATAGTTAGATGAAATTTTTAACATGAGAtgcataattttttctttttgtaatatgggttttgtttttcttgaaaTGAAGCAACAACTCTGgtatattgatattttatttctctAATACTCAAGGAAGGTGGAGGGCCCTAAAAAAAGTCCAGACGCTTCTCTTCAGTCCTACTACCTTACAATCATGGGTTCAAGACGTGTGTCCCTTTCAAATTTTTCATGAGTTGAACATTTTAGTTTGCGGCAGTCTTCCTTTTCTATAATAGATGCCTGATATCTTTCTTGCTGCTTTTAGATCGCTTCTACGTTTCTAAAAACAGATAAAAGACTATTGGCCTTGTTGGTAATGATAAAATGAAGGGCCAGTACACATTGATCTTCCCTGCAACAAGCAAACCATGTCTCGGTTGATTCCTAATATTATCAGTTTATATAGCAGGTGCCGTCTAGTACTTCCATTACTTGGTAAATTTAGTTGTACAGTCTCTTATACAATTATTATTCTTCAGTGGAGGAAGTACCATCATTTTGCACTAAGACTAACGATCAAGCTTCTGATTTGTTGCCTGGCTCAAGATCTTTGCATCATTCAACAATGACAACGTGAGATAGGTTATTATATGTCATTTCTCTTTATCCTGATGAACTACTGATGTAGCGAAAGCTTTATAGGATAGAACTAGAGATCCGTTGATTCTGAGAATACCCGGAAAAACTAGAATAATCACAAAtatcttatttagtctaagaatgcctaaaatcagtattttcttaaattcgttgagatcaCCAATGATCTACCGAAAACAAGGAACAAAGAGAGAACTctcaatttttattaatca
The window above is part of the Brassica napus cultivar Da-Ae chromosome C3, Da-Ae, whole genome shotgun sequence genome. Proteins encoded here:
- the LOC125583971 gene encoding embryo-specific protein ATS3B-like; its protein translation is MVSTTRFFTLLCFAFSTFLAVSESKLLEPHAAESFNVSLIQKLGASCSYTVIISTSCSSSRYTRDQISIAFGDAYGNQIYAPRLDDPSTKTFEQCSSDTFEINGPCTYQICYVYLYRSGPDGWIPESVKIYSHDSKAVTFPYNTNVPDSIWYGFNYCNSASDSNALAIALGRIVLILLGFIVAGTTLLL